In Streptomyces sp. SID8374, one genomic interval encodes:
- a CDS encoding ABC transporter permease → MSAPVQPPEARVETEHPEAAGYRAGRTLPLRVEAMRQLRRRRTLLMGGILAALPFILIIAFAIGGTPDGEGGGGGGRGGNRINLMDVATESAANFAATSLFVSAGFLLVVPVALFCGDTVASEASWSSLRYLLAAPVPRTRLLWSKLVVALGFSLAAMVLLPVVALAAGTAAYGWGPLKLPTGGALAAGDTVPRLALVVAFIFVSQLVTAGLAFWLSTKTDAPLGAVGGAVGLTIVGNVLDAVTALGSWRDFLPAHWQFAWADALQPELEWGGMIKGAAISVTYALILFALAFRGFSRKDIVS, encoded by the coding sequence ATGAGCGCCCCCGTACAGCCCCCCGAGGCCCGGGTGGAGACCGAGCACCCGGAAGCCGCCGGCTACCGCGCCGGGCGCACGCTCCCCCTCCGCGTCGAGGCCATGCGGCAGCTGCGGCGCCGCCGCACCCTGCTCATGGGCGGAATCCTCGCGGCCCTCCCCTTCATCCTGATCATCGCCTTCGCGATCGGCGGCACACCGGACGGCGAGGGCGGCGGCGGTGGCGGCCGGGGCGGCAACCGGATCAACCTGATGGACGTGGCGACCGAGTCCGCCGCGAACTTCGCCGCCACCTCGCTCTTCGTCTCGGCCGGCTTCCTGCTGGTGGTGCCGGTGGCCCTGTTCTGCGGGGACACCGTCGCCTCCGAGGCGAGCTGGTCCTCGCTGCGCTATCTGCTCGCCGCGCCCGTGCCACGGACCCGGCTGCTCTGGTCCAAGCTCGTCGTCGCGCTGGGCTTCAGCCTCGCCGCGATGGTGCTGCTGCCGGTCGTCGCGCTGGCGGCGGGCACGGCGGCCTACGGGTGGGGGCCGCTGAAACTGCCCACCGGGGGAGCGCTGGCCGCCGGGGACACCGTGCCCCGCCTCGCGCTCGTCGTCGCGTTCATCTTCGTCTCCCAACTCGTCACCGCCGGGCTGGCGTTCTGGCTCTCGACGAAGACGGACGCCCCGCTCGGGGCGGTCGGCGGCGCGGTGGGTCTCACGATCGTCGGCAACGTACTGGACGCCGTCACCGCACTCGGCTCCTGGCGCGACTTCCTGCCCGCGCACTGGCAGTTCGCGTGGGCCGACGCGCTCCAGCCCGAGCTGGAGTGGGGCGGCATGATCAAGGGGGCGGCGATCTCGGTGACGTACGCCCTGATCCTGTTCGCTCTGGCGTTCCGCGGGTTCAGTCGTAAGGACATCGTGTCCTGA
- a CDS encoding alpha/beta fold hydrolase — METPTVRWRRLLPRTPGRWAAAVAALAVLVGGGTWTAVADDGPPAVQREDRMLRPGGVEIDTSYFTAGGSGKRPAVLIGHGFGGSKNDVRAQAEKLAADGYAVLTWSARGFGKSGGAISLNDPEGEVKDVSGLIDWLAERPEVELDKKGDPRVGLTGASYGGAVSLLAAGHDQRVDAIAPVITYWNLADALFPDGVFKKLWAGIFVTSGGGCEKFEKKLCEMYERVAVSGKPDAEAVKLLTERSPSAVADRIKVPSLLLQGQSDSLFPLGHADAMQKAISANGAPVSVDWISGGHDGGDNETARVEGRVGSWFDRYLKEETGTDTGPAFRVTRTGGIDSTDGAALKRGASSDTYPGLRSGGREIALRAGGSAPTGTGPSAGTAGAAATGTSTTETFRNPAGSAPPAISAVPGVGGGLSQLSSLGVGLSLDFPGQFGRFESAPLATSVRVTGTPTARVTVKATEGRDAVLFGKVYDVSPDGRQQVLPSQLVTPYRITPDQQGKPVELALPAVDHEFDAGHRMRLVFSATDLGYASPAEPATYTVTLDGPLTVPTAPAVTTAAATLPWWTWGLPAAALVIAAALLLTARRRTATPAPDPELTDVPLQITGLSKKYAKSVDRYAVRELSFRVEKGQVLGLLGPNGAGKTTTLRMLMGLITPDEGEIRVFGQAIRPGAPVLSRVGAFVEGAGFLPHLSGRANLDLYWQATGRPAEDAHIEEALEIAGLGDALARAVRTYSQGMRQRLAIAQAMLGMPDLLILDEPTNGLDPPQIREMRDVMIRYAAGGRTVIVSSHLLSEVEQSCTHLVVMDRGRLVQAGPVAEITGSGDMILVTTAEEVSEPLAEKVAALPGIGSAVRTDDGRGLLVRLDGATTSRLVADLVRLDVPVTGVGPHRRLEDAFLTLISGGAA; from the coding sequence ATGGAGACCCCTACTGTTCGATGGCGGCGCCTGCTGCCCCGTACCCCTGGCCGGTGGGCCGCGGCCGTCGCCGCGCTCGCCGTCCTCGTGGGCGGGGGCACCTGGACCGCCGTCGCCGACGACGGCCCGCCCGCCGTGCAGCGCGAGGACCGGATGCTGCGGCCGGGCGGTGTGGAGATCGACACCTCGTACTTCACCGCCGGAGGTTCCGGTAAGCGGCCCGCCGTGCTCATCGGCCACGGCTTCGGCGGCAGCAAGAACGACGTGCGGGCCCAGGCCGAGAAGCTGGCCGCCGACGGGTACGCCGTGCTGACCTGGTCGGCGCGCGGGTTCGGGAAGTCCGGCGGGGCGATCTCCCTCAACGACCCCGAGGGCGAGGTCAAGGACGTCTCCGGGCTCATCGACTGGCTGGCGGAGCGCCCCGAGGTGGAGCTGGACAAGAAGGGCGACCCCCGGGTCGGGCTCACCGGCGCCTCCTACGGCGGGGCCGTCTCCCTGCTCGCCGCCGGGCACGACCAGCGGGTCGACGCCATCGCGCCCGTGATCACCTACTGGAACCTGGCCGACGCCCTCTTCCCCGACGGGGTCTTCAAGAAGCTCTGGGCCGGGATCTTCGTGACATCCGGCGGCGGCTGCGAGAAGTTCGAGAAGAAGCTCTGCGAGATGTACGAGCGGGTCGCCGTCAGCGGAAAGCCCGACGCCGAAGCGGTGAAGCTGCTCACCGAGCGCTCGCCCTCCGCCGTCGCCGACCGCATCAAGGTGCCCTCGCTCCTCCTCCAGGGCCAGTCCGACTCCCTCTTCCCGCTCGGCCACGCCGACGCCATGCAGAAGGCGATCAGCGCCAACGGCGCGCCCGTCTCCGTCGACTGGATCTCCGGCGGGCACGACGGCGGCGACAACGAGACCGCGCGCGTCGAAGGGCGCGTCGGCTCCTGGTTCGACCGCTACCTGAAGGAGGAGACCGGTACGGACACCGGTCCCGCCTTCCGTGTCACCCGTACCGGAGGCATCGACTCCACCGACGGCGCCGCCCTCAAGCGCGGCGCGAGCAGCGACACCTACCCGGGGCTGCGCAGCGGCGGCCGGGAGATCGCGCTGCGGGCGGGCGGCAGCGCGCCCACCGGAACCGGCCCATCCGCCGGAACCGCTGGGGCCGCCGCAACCGGAACCTCCACCACCGAAACGTTCCGCAACCCCGCCGGCTCCGCCCCGCCCGCCATCTCCGCCGTGCCCGGCGTCGGCGGCGGCCTCTCCCAGCTCTCCTCGCTCGGCGTCGGGCTCTCCCTCGACTTCCCCGGGCAGTTCGGCCGCTTCGAGTCGGCCCCGCTGGCCACCTCCGTACGCGTCACCGGCACCCCCACCGCCCGGGTGACCGTCAAGGCGACCGAGGGCCGGGACGCGGTGCTCTTCGGCAAGGTGTACGACGTGTCGCCGGACGGCAGGCAGCAGGTGCTGCCCTCCCAGCTCGTCACCCCCTACCGGATCACCCCCGACCAGCAGGGCAAGCCGGTGGAGCTGGCGCTGCCCGCCGTGGACCACGAGTTCGACGCCGGGCACCGGATGCGGCTCGTCTTCTCCGCGACCGACCTCGGGTACGCGTCCCCGGCCGAGCCCGCCACGTACACCGTGACCCTCGACGGACCCCTGACCGTCCCCACCGCACCCGCCGTCACCACCGCCGCGGCCACCCTCCCCTGGTGGACCTGGGGCCTCCCGGCCGCCGCCCTCGTCATCGCGGCCGCCCTCCTGCTCACCGCGCGCCGCCGCACCGCGACCCCCGCGCCGGACCCCGAACTCACCGACGTACCGCTCCAGATCACCGGCCTCTCGAAGAAGTACGCGAAGTCCGTCGACCGGTACGCCGTGCGCGAGCTGTCCTTCCGCGTGGAGAAGGGCCAGGTCCTCGGGCTGCTCGGCCCCAACGGCGCGGGCAAGACCACCACCCTGCGCATGCTCATGGGGCTCATCACCCCCGACGAGGGCGAGATCCGCGTCTTCGGGCAGGCCATCCGCCCCGGCGCCCCGGTCCTCTCCCGCGTGGGCGCCTTCGTCGAGGGCGCGGGCTTCCTGCCGCACCTCTCCGGGCGCGCCAACCTCGACCTGTACTGGCAGGCCACCGGCCGCCCCGCCGAGGACGCCCATATCGAGGAGGCCCTGGAGATCGCGGGCCTCGGCGACGCGCTCGCCCGTGCCGTACGGACGTACTCCCAGGGCATGCGGCAGCGGCTCGCCATCGCGCAGGCCATGCTCGGCATGCCGGACCTGCTCATCCTCGACGAGCCGACCAACGGGCTGGACCCGCCGCAGATCCGCGAGATGCGTGACGTGATGATCCGTTACGCGGCCGGGGGCCGGACCGTCATCGTCTCCAGCCACCTCCTCTCCGAGGTGGAGCAGTCCTGCACCCATCTGGTCGTCATGGACCGGGGCCGGCTCGTCCAGGCCGGTCCGGTCGCGGAGATCACCGGCTCCGGCGACATGATCCTGGTGACGACGGCCGAGGAGGTGTCCGAGCCGCTCGCGGAGAAGGTCGCCGCCCTGCCCGGCATCGGCTCCGCCGTCCGCACCGACGACGGGCGCGGGCTCCTCGTCCGCCTCGACGGGGCCACCACCTCCCGCCTCGTCGCCGACCTGGTCCGACTCGACGTCCCGGTCACCGGCGTCGGCCCGCACCGCCGCCTGGAGGACGCCTTCCTCACCCTGATCTCCGGAGGAGCAGCATGA
- a CDS encoding DUF4291 domain-containing protein: MNTPPLPPRYEIRALHTATTVTVYQAYRPAIGLPAARDGRFPAEWKRDRMTWIKPSFLWMMYRCGWGTKEGQEVVLAVEIDRSGLEWALSHAELSHYVRDVHPDQAAWKRGLRTAPARVQWDPERDLDLNPLPYRSLQLGLSGEAARRYADEWTVSVRDVTPLAREVHAAVRAGEREKAAALLPVETPLDLDAPRPVPAGR, from the coding sequence ATGAACACCCCGCCCCTCCCGCCCCGTTATGAGATCCGCGCGCTCCACACCGCCACGACGGTCACCGTCTACCAGGCGTACCGGCCCGCCATCGGGCTCCCCGCCGCGCGCGACGGGCGGTTCCCCGCCGAGTGGAAGCGGGACCGCATGACGTGGATCAAGCCCAGCTTCCTGTGGATGATGTACCGCTGCGGATGGGGCACCAAGGAGGGGCAGGAGGTCGTCCTCGCCGTCGAGATCGACCGGAGCGGCCTGGAGTGGGCCCTCTCGCACGCCGAACTCTCCCACTACGTACGCGATGTGCACCCGGACCAGGCCGCCTGGAAGCGCGGCCTGCGCACCGCCCCCGCCCGGGTGCAGTGGGACCCCGAGCGCGACCTGGACCTGAACCCGCTCCCGTACCGCTCCCTCCAGCTCGGGCTGAGCGGCGAGGCGGCCCGGCGGTACGCGGACGAGTGGACCGTCTCCGTACGCGATGTCACCCCGCTCGCCCGCGAGGTGCACGCGGCGGTGCGGGCGGGGGAAAGGGAGAAGGCGGCCGCCCTGCTGCCGGTGGAGACGCCGCTTGATCTGGACGCTCCCCGGCCGGTGCCGGCCGGGCGGTAG
- the mmsA gene encoding CoA-acylating methylmalonate-semialdehyde dehydrogenase: MTKTVNHWIGGKTVEGTSGQYGPVTDPATGAVTTQVALASVEEVDAAVAAAKAAYATWGTSSLAQRTAVLFRYRALLDAHRDDIAALITAEHGKVHSDALGEVARGLEIVELACGITTQLKGELSTQVSNRVDVSSIRQSLGVVAGITPFNFPAMVPMWMFPLAIACGNTFVLKPSEKDPSAANLLAELAAEAGLPDGVLNVLHGDKVAVDGLLNHPDVAAVSFVGSTPIARYIHATASANGKRVQALGGAKNHMLVLPDADLDAAADAAVSAAYGSAGERCMAISAVVAVGAIGDELVAKIRERAEKIKIGPGNDPASEMGPLITAAHRDKVASYVTGAAAQGAEVVLDGTGHTVEGFEDGHWIGLSLLDKVSTDSDAYKDEIFGPVLCVLRVETYEDGIALMNASPFGNGTAIFTRDGGAARRFQLEVEAGMVGVNVPIPVPVGYHSFGGWKDSLFGDHHIYGNDGVHFYTRGKVVTTRWPDPADAPAGVDLGFPRNH, translated from the coding sequence ATGACGAAGACCGTCAACCACTGGATCGGCGGCAAGACAGTGGAGGGCACGTCGGGCCAGTACGGTCCCGTCACGGACCCGGCCACCGGCGCGGTCACCACGCAGGTGGCGCTGGCCTCGGTGGAGGAGGTCGACGCGGCGGTGGCCGCCGCGAAGGCCGCGTACGCCACCTGGGGCACATCCTCCCTCGCCCAGCGCACCGCCGTTCTCTTCCGCTACCGCGCGCTGCTGGACGCCCACCGCGACGACATCGCCGCGCTGATCACCGCCGAGCACGGCAAGGTCCACTCGGACGCGCTGGGCGAGGTGGCCCGTGGTCTGGAGATCGTGGAGCTGGCGTGCGGGATCACCACGCAGCTCAAGGGCGAGCTCTCCACCCAGGTCTCCAACCGGGTCGACGTCTCCTCGATCCGCCAGTCGCTCGGTGTGGTCGCGGGCATCACCCCGTTCAACTTCCCGGCCATGGTGCCGATGTGGATGTTCCCGCTGGCGATCGCGTGCGGCAACACGTTCGTGCTGAAGCCGAGCGAGAAGGACCCGTCGGCCGCCAACCTGCTGGCCGAGCTGGCGGCGGAGGCAGGCCTTCCGGACGGCGTCCTGAACGTCCTGCACGGTGACAAGGTCGCCGTCGACGGCCTGCTCAACCACCCCGACGTGGCAGCCGTCTCCTTCGTCGGCTCCACCCCCATCGCCCGCTACATCCACGCCACGGCCTCCGCCAACGGCAAGCGCGTCCAGGCCCTCGGCGGCGCCAAGAACCACATGCTCGTCCTCCCGGACGCCGACCTGGACGCGGCCGCCGACGCGGCGGTCTCGGCGGCGTACGGCTCCGCCGGTGAGCGCTGCATGGCGATCTCGGCGGTCGTCGCGGTCGGCGCGATCGGTGACGAGCTGGTCGCCAAGATCCGCGAGCGCGCCGAGAAGATCAAGATCGGCCCCGGCAACGACCCCGCCTCCGAGATGGGCCCCCTGATCACCGCCGCCCACCGCGACAAGGTCGCCTCGTACGTCACGGGCGCGGCGGCCCAGGGCGCCGAGGTCGTCCTCGACGGCACGGGCCACACGGTGGAGGGCTTCGAGGACGGCCACTGGATCGGCCTCTCCCTCCTGGACAAGGTCTCCACCGACTCCGACGCGTACAAGGACGAGATCTTCGGCCCGGTCCTGTGCGTGCTCCGCGTGGAGACGTACGAGGACGGCATCGCCCTCATGAACGCCTCGCCGTTCGGCAACGGCACCGCGATCTTCACCCGCGACGGCGGCGCGGCCCGCCGCTTCCAGCTGGAGGTCGAGGCCGGCATGGTCGGCGTCAACGTGCCGATCCCGGTCCCGGTGGGCTACCACTCCTTCGGCGGCTGGAAGGACTCCCTCTTCGGCGACCACCACATCTACGGCAACGACGGCGTGCACTTCTACACCCGCGGCAAGGTGGTCACCACCCGCTGGCCGGACCCGGCGGACGCCCCGGCGGGCGTCGACCTGGGGTTCCCGCGCAACCACTGA
- the iolD gene encoding 3D-(3,5/4)-trihydroxycyclohexane-1,2-dione acylhydrolase (decyclizing), whose amino-acid sequence MTTAQALVAFLSRQYTERDGRRHRLINATWGIFGHGNVAGIGQALVEAGNGNGKRNGDHDGIRTAPRMPYLQGRNEQAMVHAAVGYARQSGRLSAHAVTTSIGPGATNLVTGAALATVNRLPVLLLPGDTFATRPADPVLQQLEVPYAGDVSVNDCLRPVSRYFDRVTRPEALIPAALQAMRVLADPAETGAVTLALPQDVQAEAYDWPEEFFAERVWRVRRPAPDAAELEAAVRAVRSARRPLIVAGGGVRHSAAEETLAAFTAATRIPVASTQAGKGALRHDHPADVGGIGHTGTATADELARTADLVIGIGTRYTDFTTASGTLFENPAVRFLNLNITGFDAHKLAALPLVADARTGLEALTSALAGRGYRVDPAYETEYTGAKEAWEEQVEASFTTPDPTARPTQTQVLGLLDTLVTEDDILINAAGSLPGDLHKLWRTRSRDQYHVEYGYSCMGYEIPAAIGVLLATGSHERTRPVWALVGDGTYLMNPTEIVTAVQENLPLKLLILQNHGYASIGGLSEAVGGERFGTDYRHRDADGGFTGPPLPVDLAANAASLGMRVLRATTVDDLRKALAEARSAEGPTCVYVETETPDTVSGPPPAQAWWDVPVAETATRPAAVEAREEYDRRVAARRHHL is encoded by the coding sequence CTGACCACCGCTCAGGCCCTGGTCGCCTTTCTCTCGCGCCAGTACACCGAGCGCGACGGCCGCCGCCACCGCCTCATCAACGCCACCTGGGGCATCTTCGGCCACGGCAACGTCGCCGGGATCGGCCAGGCGCTCGTGGAGGCGGGCAACGGGAACGGAAAGCGGAACGGCGACCACGACGGCATCCGGACCGCGCCCCGCATGCCCTACCTCCAGGGCCGCAACGAACAGGCCATGGTGCACGCGGCCGTGGGGTACGCGCGCCAGTCCGGCCGGCTCTCCGCGCACGCCGTGACCACCTCCATCGGCCCGGGCGCCACCAACCTCGTCACCGGCGCCGCCCTCGCCACCGTCAACCGCCTCCCCGTGCTCCTCCTCCCCGGCGACACCTTCGCGACCCGGCCCGCCGACCCCGTACTCCAGCAGCTCGAAGTCCCGTACGCGGGCGACGTGTCGGTCAACGACTGCCTGCGCCCCGTCTCGCGCTACTTCGACCGGGTCACCCGCCCGGAAGCGCTGATTCCGGCGGCCCTCCAGGCGATGAGGGTCCTCGCCGACCCCGCCGAGACGGGAGCCGTCACGCTGGCGCTGCCGCAGGACGTGCAGGCGGAGGCGTACGACTGGCCGGAGGAGTTCTTCGCCGAGCGGGTCTGGCGGGTCCGCAGGCCCGCGCCCGACGCGGCCGAACTGGAAGCGGCGGTACGGGCGGTGCGCTCGGCCCGCCGCCCCCTGATCGTCGCGGGCGGCGGGGTCCGCCACAGCGCGGCCGAGGAGACCCTCGCCGCCTTCACCGCCGCCACCCGCATCCCGGTCGCCTCCACCCAGGCGGGCAAGGGGGCCCTGCGCCACGACCACCCGGCCGACGTGGGCGGCATCGGCCACACCGGCACGGCCACCGCCGACGAACTGGCCCGCACCGCCGACCTGGTCATCGGCATCGGCACCCGGTACACGGACTTCACCACCGCATCCGGCACCCTCTTCGAGAACCCGGCCGTCCGCTTCCTCAACCTCAACATCACCGGCTTCGACGCCCACAAGTTGGCCGCCCTCCCTCTCGTCGCCGACGCCCGCACCGGCCTGGAGGCGCTCACCAGCGCGCTCGCCGGACGGGGATACCGCGTCGACCCGGCGTACGAGACGGAGTACACCGGCGCGAAGGAGGCGTGGGAGGAACAGGTCGAGGCGTCCTTCACCACCCCCGACCCCACCGCGCGCCCCACCCAGACCCAGGTCCTCGGCCTCCTCGACACCCTGGTCACCGAGGACGACATCCTCATCAACGCCGCCGGTTCTCTCCCCGGCGACCTGCACAAACTCTGGCGCACCCGCTCCCGCGACCAGTACCACGTGGAGTACGGCTACTCCTGCATGGGCTACGAGATCCCGGCCGCGATCGGTGTCCTCCTCGCCACCGGAAGCCACGAGCGGACCCGTCCCGTCTGGGCCCTGGTCGGCGACGGCACGTACCTGATGAACCCCACCGAGATCGTCACCGCCGTCCAGGAGAACCTGCCGCTGAAACTGCTGATCCTCCAGAACCACGGGTACGCCTCCATCGGCGGCCTCTCCGAGGCGGTCGGCGGCGAGCGCTTCGGTACGGACTACCGCCACCGCGACGCCGACGGCGGCTTCACCGGCCCGCCGCTCCCCGTCGACCTCGCCGCCAACGCGGCCTCCCTCGGCATGCGTGTCCTGCGCGCCACCACCGTCGACGACCTGCGCAAAGCCCTCGCGGAGGCCCGCAGCGCGGAGGGCCCCACTTGTGTCTACGTCGAGACCGAAACGCCCGACACAGTGTCGGGCCCCCCTCCGGCACAGGCGTGGTGGGATGTTCCCGTAGCCGAAACCGCGACCCGACCGGCAGCGGTCGAGGCCCGGGAAGAGTACGACCGGCGGGTCGCCGCCCGACGCCACCACCTGTGA
- the iolB gene encoding 5-deoxy-glucuronate isomerase produces MDTHRKRDGAGHHLPSGSAGRGPYALDIDPEMAGWDRSHLRVLELEPGGVHTLVTGECEWIILPLTGGCTVHTAGETFELLGRESVFSGVSDFAYVPRDDRAQIASGAGGRFALAGAKCERRLPARYGPAPEVPVELRGTGTCSRQVNNFAAADTFDCDRLIAVEVLTPGGNWSSYPPHKHDEQVPGEECELEEIYYFEVEGGGLGYHRVSPSREGGTDVLAEVGSGDAVLIPDGWHGPSIAPPARTLYYLNVMAGPGEERAWLIRDHPDHGWIRDTWRDEPVDARLPLYTAHPQTARPDTAHPSPGPEVTG; encoded by the coding sequence ATGGACACGCACCGGAAGCGCGACGGCGCAGGCCACCACCTGCCCTCCGGCAGTGCGGGGCGCGGCCCGTACGCCCTGGACATCGACCCCGAAATGGCCGGATGGGACCGGTCCCATCTCCGGGTTCTGGAGCTGGAGCCGGGCGGAGTTCATACGCTGGTCACCGGGGAGTGTGAATGGATCATCCTGCCGTTGACCGGTGGCTGTACGGTGCATACGGCAGGGGAAACCTTTGAACTGCTGGGCCGGGAAAGCGTGTTCAGCGGGGTGAGCGACTTCGCCTACGTGCCGCGCGACGACCGAGCGCAGATCGCCTCCGGCGCAGGAGGCCGCTTCGCCCTGGCAGGAGCGAAGTGCGAGCGACGACTCCCCGCTCGCTACGGCCCCGCGCCGGAGGTACCCGTCGAACTGCGCGGCACCGGCACCTGCTCGCGCCAGGTCAACAACTTCGCCGCCGCCGACACCTTCGACTGCGACCGCCTGATCGCCGTCGAGGTCCTGACGCCCGGCGGCAACTGGTCCTCCTACCCGCCCCACAAGCACGACGAGCAGGTGCCGGGCGAGGAGTGCGAGCTGGAGGAGATCTACTACTTCGAGGTGGAGGGCGGCGGCCTCGGCTACCACCGGGTCTCGCCGTCGCGCGAGGGCGGTACGGATGTCCTCGCCGAGGTCGGCAGCGGCGACGCGGTCCTCATCCCCGACGGCTGGCACGGCCCGTCCATCGCCCCGCCCGCCCGCACGCTGTACTACCTGAACGTCATGGCGGGGCCGGGGGAGGAGCGGGCCTGGCTGATCCGCGACCATCCGGACCACGGATGGATCCGCGACACCTGGCGGGACGAGCCGGTGGACGCCAGACTGCCGCTGTACACGGCGCATCCGCAGACGGCCCGCCCGGACACGGCGCATCCGTCGCCCGGCCCGGAGGTAACAGGTTGA
- a CDS encoding deoxyribose-phosphate aldolase yields MTRPTPATPAAASVRDLVRLRAERPEAVAEAAARRKRRPLLRTADTATARETAPHPGRLMIIAADHPARGALAVGDRALAMANRFELLERLCLALSRPGVDGVLASADVLDDLLLLGALEDKVVMGSMNRGGLAGAAFELDDRFTGHRPEDLVRHGFDAGKLLLRIDHEDPGSLDTLHAAARTIDVMAAHRLPVFVEPFLCRRVDGRLRNDLGAAAVATSIAIASGLAGTSAYTWLKVPVTEDPDDMAQVMETSTLPAVLLGGEVGGDLDGAYGKWREALRLPTVRGLVVGRSLLYPVDGDVAGAVDTAVSLL; encoded by the coding sequence ATGACCCGTCCCACCCCTGCCACTCCCGCCGCCGCCTCCGTCCGCGACCTGGTCCGGCTCCGCGCCGAGCGCCCCGAAGCGGTGGCCGAAGCCGCCGCGCGACGGAAGCGGCGCCCCCTGCTCCGTACGGCAGACACCGCCACCGCCCGTGAGACCGCGCCCCACCCCGGCCGACTGATGATCATCGCCGCCGACCACCCCGCACGCGGCGCCCTCGCCGTCGGGGACCGGGCACTCGCCATGGCCAACCGGTTCGAACTGCTCGAACGGCTCTGCCTCGCCCTCTCCCGCCCCGGCGTCGACGGCGTCCTCGCCTCCGCCGACGTCCTGGACGACCTGCTCCTCCTCGGCGCCCTGGAGGACAAGGTCGTCATGGGCTCCATGAACCGGGGCGGGCTCGCGGGCGCGGCGTTCGAGCTGGACGACCGGTTCACCGGGCACCGCCCCGAGGACCTGGTCCGCCACGGGTTCGACGCGGGGAAGCTGCTGCTCCGCATCGACCACGAGGACCCCGGCTCCCTCGACACCCTGCACGCCGCCGCCCGCACCATCGACGTGATGGCCGCGCACCGGCTGCCGGTCTTCGTCGAACCGTTCCTCTGCCGCCGCGTCGACGGCCGCCTCCGCAACGACCTGGGCGCCGCCGCCGTCGCCACGTCCATCGCCATCGCGTCGGGCCTGGCCGGGACCTCCGCGTACACCTGGCTCAAGGTCCCCGTCACCGAGGACCCGGACGACATGGCGCAGGTCATGGAGACCTCCACGCTCCCCGCCGTCCTGCTCGGCGGCGAGGTGGGCGGCGACCTGGACGGGGCGTACGGCAAGTGGCGCGAGGCCCTGCGGCTGCCGACCGTACGGGGGCTGGTCGTGGGGCGTTCGCTGCTCTACCCGGTCGACGGGGACGTGGCGGGCGCCGTCGACACGGCCGTATCGCTGCTGTAG
- a CDS encoding 5-dehydro-2-deoxygluconokinase — protein MPEPYDVITMGRIGVDLYPLDIGVPLARVETFGKFLGGSPTNVAVAAARLGRRTAVITRTGRDAFGEYLHQELRGFGVDDRWVTEVEAYPTPVTFCEIFPPDDFPLYFYRQPKAPDLEIHPSEVDLDAVRDARIFWMTGTGLSAEPSRAATLTALRARSESARGGSARSDSARRESARSEDPAREPRTATVFDLDWRPMFWDGGDHSSVAPARYREALAHATVAVGNIDECEIATGEREPHAAARALLAAGVELAVVKQGPKGVLAVHRDGSTADVEPLPVEVVNGLGAGDAFGGALCHGLLAGWDIARIMRYANAAGAIVASRIACSSAMPVPDEVDRALAEGAVTADPTYGPSGAAS, from the coding sequence ATGCCTGAGCCGTACGACGTGATCACCATGGGGCGGATCGGGGTGGACCTCTACCCCCTGGACATCGGTGTGCCGCTCGCCCGGGTCGAGACGTTCGGCAAGTTCCTCGGCGGCTCCCCGACGAACGTCGCGGTGGCGGCGGCGCGGCTGGGGCGGCGGACGGCGGTGATCACCCGGACCGGCCGGGACGCCTTCGGGGAGTACCTCCACCAGGAGCTGCGGGGCTTCGGGGTGGACGACCGGTGGGTGACGGAGGTCGAGGCGTATCCGACCCCGGTCACCTTCTGCGAGATCTTCCCGCCGGACGACTTCCCCCTCTACTTCTACCGGCAGCCCAAGGCGCCCGATCTGGAGATCCACCCGTCGGAAGTCGACCTGGACGCGGTGCGCGATGCGCGGATCTTCTGGATGACCGGCACCGGGCTGAGCGCCGAGCCCAGCCGCGCCGCGACGCTGACGGCGCTCCGGGCCCGCAGCGAGAGTGCCCGTGGCGGGAGCGCCCGCAGCGACAGTGCCCGCCGTGAGAGTGCCCGTAGCGAGGACCCGGCCCGGGAGCCCCGTACCGCGACCGTGTTCGATCTCGACTGGCGGCCCATGTTCTGGGACGGCGGAGACCACAGCTCCGTGGCGCCCGCCCGCTACCGGGAAGCGCTCGCCCACGCCACCGTCGCCGTCGGCAACATCGATGAGTGCGAGATCGCCACCGGCGAGCGCGAACCGCACGCCGCCGCCCGCGCCCTGCTCGCGGCCGGGGTGGAGCTCGCCGTCGTCAAGCAGGGGCCGAAGGGTGTCCTGGCCGTCCACCGCGACGGCTCCACCGCCGATGTGGAGCCACTGCCGGTGGAGGTCGTCAACGGGCTCGGCGCCGGGGACGCGTTCGGCGGGGCGCTCTGCCACGGGCTGCTGGCCGGCTGGGACATCGCCCGGATCATGCGGTACGCCAACGCCGCCGGGGCCATCGTCGCCTCCCGCATCGCCTGCTCCTCCGCCATGCCCGTCCCGGACGAGGTGGACCGGGCGCTCGCGGAGGGGGCGGTCACGGCGGACCCCACCTACGGGCCCTCCGGAGCGGCCTCATGA